One Danio rerio strain Tuebingen ecotype United States chromosome 13, GRCz12tu, whole genome shotgun sequence DNA window includes the following coding sequences:
- the synpo2la gene encoding synaptopodin 2-like protein isoform X1, translating to MVAEEVIITLSGGAPWGFRLQGGIEHQKPLQVAKVRKRSKACRAGLREGDELMSINENSCGSLSHAQAMNLIDSMPGTLHIRVRRAPAGFQSVVLVARAPSPRIDKEYRAALRAMSPSSSRPHQSSVRQIHRGTLMSPTGRSGLTSPPGSEAYYGETDSDADVAAHERHRKPKRRSPSNSPGKAGRASPEGAETSEMSGYDSASDAQMYKLLGPNKREDTLPGVARREVIYQPPLHGAWSSQTSTETSSMSADDQNPREGLMEEDSGFQEPTNIPPLVSPERAKEALMLSSRSQLVPMVGPVDNPVDEELTLTYMDKAKQAKLNRGETITDKQVKEARSKCRTIASLLTDAPNPHSKGVLMFKKRRQRSKKYTLTSFGSVDEDMRQDSQEEDGIFPGSESEFDEEGFSAAPDPTWDSDYLEMLEKRCASRGQEGDGGALSPGLSDTSGKGAQLFEQQRKRAEEHARKIEAAQEQLQSQMLGISLKEAQALPPLQTAHPDPLTKLNVQPPPVAPKPARPSTTLYHDVQAAEAQNNKTQMNTPQTIPTVPVMVNGDASNTTVTAPSVMPKTNLSVLSTETVMPPPPTPLPELPASSVLNRTARPFAPGCITNRAATAPVVFRPAVSKKTPRPVSVAVVAPPFPAASEEHVMCVTPAIFGTQVTMSQMNANVSNEIIPTQPLAQGTSIPPPAAVSVESYSQSAFQCSPMESIQVASLPRVQAQKPTVPMIAETIVPPDDMVTSLATDMHPKGIAISSQTSSILTPTASETTSSPVIPLSPVVYREKPASVGGRTGILQDARRRSAYKPMFKMPDSKKNSPNPELLTMVQNLDDRPSHGYPEPDNIVYNIDENRTRVPPPVAPKPRVIPEMSQIPQAEGKGAELFARRQSRMDQFVVDTPYLQPATLQHQQSQSVIDLIQPRELSPTPSQWKYSPNVRAPPPIGYNPLLSPSCPVGVQRAGAKVSEGSAKGSKGSYGVPKEGIKALDFMRRQPYQLNPAMFSFGGGIGTQSSIPSYQRQQREGHTLTPPKQIPVKAARVYEIKRFSTPTPMSAPTLNPTVIIPRSQTTLGERISRSDMTSPPPEPVPETSLAPSRAPGLPELPKISSVPIPHPMPYSPPVPISSMSNLSYSGLQAAKQFKSAPELSALPPNPLKSPIQVPKPHFIATRAGVQPRVWRPGTLPH from the exons GTACGTAAGCGAAGTAAAGCCTGCCGGGCTGGTCTGCGTGAGGGAGATGAGCTGATGTCCATCAATGAGAATTCCTGTGGGAGTCTGTCACATGCCCAGGCCATGAACCTGATTGACAGCATGCCAGGAACGCTACACATCCGAGTTAGGAG GGCACCGGCTGGCTTCCAGTCGGTGGTTCTGGTTGCTCGAGCTCCTTCTCCCCGCATTGATAAAGAGTACCGTGCCGCCCTTAGGGCCATGTCGCCATCCAGCTCCCGACCTCACCAATCCAGCGTACGGCAGATCCACCGTGGAACCCTGATGTCTCCGACTGGACGCAGTGGATTGACCTCCCCACCTGGCAGTGAAGCCTACTATGGAGAAACGGACAGCGATGCAGATGTGGCTGCTCATGAGAGGCATCGCAAACCAAAGCGACGTAGTCCCAGCAATTCACCAGGCAAGGCTGGTCGAGCCTCACCAGAGGGAGCGGAAACTTCGGAAATGAGTGGGTATGACAGTGCTTCGGATGCCCAAATGTACAAACTTTTGGGGCCTAATAAGAGGGAAGACACATTGCCAGGTGTAGCTCGCAGAGAAGTGATTTACCAGCCCCCTTTGCATGGAGCATGGTCCTCCCAAACTTCCACTGAGACCTCGTCAATGAGTGCAGACGACCAGAACCCAAGAGAAGGTTTAATGGAAGAAGACAGTGGGTTTCAGGAGCCCACAAATATCCCCCCTCTTGTTTCTCCAGAAAGAGCCAAAGAAGCTTTAATGCTGAGCTCTCGTAGTCAGCTGGTGCCCATGGTTGGGCCAGTTGACAATCCAGTGGATGAGGAACTCACATTAACATACATGGATAAAGCAAAACAAGCAA AATTGAACCGTGGAGAGACAATCACAGACAAGCAGGTGAAAGAGGCCCGGTCCAAGTGCCGCACAATCGCCTCACTACTGACAGATGCACCAAACCCTCATTCAAAGGGTGTACTGATGTTTAAAAAGCGCCGGCAACGATCCAAGAAATATACACTGACCAGCTTTGGAAGTGTTGATGAGGACATGAGGCAGGACTCTCAAGAGGAGGATGGCATATTTCCTGGCAGTGAATCAGAATTTGATGAGGAGGGTTTTTCAGCTGCACCGGACCCCACATGGGACAGCGACTACCTTGAAATGCTGGAGAAAAGATGTGCTTCCAGAGGTCAGGAAGGAGATGGTGGTGCTCTTAGTCCTGGTCTGAGTGATACATCTGGAAAGGGGGCACAGTTGTTTGAGCAGCAGAGGAAAAGGGCTGAAGAGCATGCAAGGAAAATCGAAGCTGCACAAGAACAGTTACAAAGCCAAATGCTGGGCATTTCACTGAAAGAGGCCCAGGCACTTCCTCCGCTTCAGACAGCACACCCAGACCCACTAACAAAGCTCAATGTCCAGCCACCACCAGTTGCTCCAAAACCTGCCAGACCTTCAACAACCCTTTATCATGACGTTCAAGCAGCCGAAGCACAAAACAACAAGACACAGATGAATACACCTCAGACCATCCCCACTGTTCCTGTTATGGTGAATGGAGATGCTTCGAACACAACTGTGACAGCCCCCTCTGTGATGCCCAAAACTAATCTCTCAGTTCTTTCTACAGAAACTGTGATGCCTCCACCACCAACTCCTCTACCAGAACTTCCTGCTAGCTCTGTGTTAAACAGAACTGCCAGACCTTTTGCCCCAGGCTGCATTACCAATCGGGCAGCCACTGCTCCTGTTGTGTTTCGCCCTGCAGTCAGTAAGAAGACACCTAGACCTGTTTCAGTGGCTGTGGTGGCACCTCCATTTCCAGCAGCATCAGAAGAGCATGTCATGTGTGTCACCCCAGCCATATTTGGTACCCAAGTAACAATGAGTCAAATGAATGCCAATGTCTCTAATGAAATAATACCTACACAGCCCTTGGCACAAGGAACGTCTATTCCTCCACCTGCTGCTGTATCAGTTGAATCATATTCTCAATCTGCTTTTCAGTGCTCTCCAATGGAAAGCATCCAGGTTGCATCACTTCCCAGAGTTCAAGCCCAAAAGCCTACTGTTCCAATGATTGCAGAAACAATAGTTCCTCCTGATGACATGGTGACTTCTTTGGCTACTGATATGCATCCTAAGGGTATAGCAATATCATCCCAAACCTCTTCTATTTTGACCCCTACTGCTTCTGAGACCACTTCAAGCCCTGTAATTCCACTGTCACCTGTAGTCTATCGTGAAAAACCAGCTTCTGTTGGTGGCCGCACTGGTATTCTCCAAGATGCCCGACGCCGCAGTGCATACAAACCAATGTTTAAgatgcctgacagcaagaagaaCTCGCCAAACCCTGAACTGTTGACTATGGTGCAGAACCTAGATGACAGACCCAGCCATGGGTATCCTGAACCAGACAATATTGTTTACAACATTGATGAAAATAGGACAAGGGTCCCACCACCTGTGGCTCCTAAGCCACGAGTCATCCCAGAAATGTCACAGATCCCTCAGGCAGAGGGAAAAGGTGCAGAGCTGTTTGCTCGTAGACAAAGCCGTATGGATCAGTTTGTTGTAGACACTCCATATCTGCAGCCAGCAACTCTACAACACCAACAATCCCAATCAGTCATAGATTTGATTCAACCTCGAGAACTCTCGCCAACCCCATCCCAATGGAAGTATTCCCCTAATGTTCGGGCTCCTCCACCCATAGGATACAATCCCTTGTTGTCTCCTTCCTGTCCTGTTGGGGTGCAGCGCGCAGGCGCAAAGGTGTCTGAGGGAAGCGCCAAAGGAAGTAAGGGTAGTTATGGTGTGCCAAAAGAGGGTATCAAGGCCTTGGATTTCATGAGAAGGCAGCCATACCAGCTGAACCCTGCAATGTTCAGTTTTGGTGGTGGCATTGGTACACAGTCTTCAATCCCTTCCTACCAGAGGCAGCAGAGGGAGGGCCACACTCTGACTCCACCCAAGCAGATCCCAGTAAAGGCGGCACGTGTGTATGAAATCAAAAGATTCTCTACTCCCACCCCAATGTCAGCACCAACTCTCAACCCCACAGTCATTATACCACGCTCACAGACCACCCTTGGTGAGCGAATCTCTCGTTCTGACATGACTTCCCCTCCACCTGAACCTGTCCCTGAAACATCTCTAGCACCTTCACGGGCCCCAGGCCTCCCAGAGCTCCCCAAAATTTCATCTGTGCCCATCCCTCACCCCATGCCATACTCTCCACCAGTTCCCATCTCAAGTATGTCAAATCTCAGCTACTCTGGGCTCCAAGCTGCCAAACAGTTTAAGAGTGCCCCGGAATTAAGTGCCTTACCACCAAATCCCTTAAAATCCCCTATCCAAGTTCCCAAACCACACTTTATTGCAACACGGGCGGGTGTACAGCCCCGCGTCTGGAGGCCTGGTACCTTACCTCACTGA
- the synpo2la gene encoding synaptopodin 2-like protein isoform X2: MVAEEVIITLSGGAPWGFRLQGGIEHQKPLQVAKVRKRSKACRAGLREGDELMSINENSCGSLSHAQAMNLIDSMPGTLHIRVRRAMSPSSSRPHQSSVRQIHRGTLMSPTGRSGLTSPPGSEAYYGETDSDADVAAHERHRKPKRRSPSNSPGKAGRASPEGAETSEMSGYDSASDAQMYKLLGPNKREDTLPGVARREVIYQPPLHGAWSSQTSTETSSMSADDQNPREGLMEEDSGFQEPTNIPPLVSPERAKEALMLSSRSQLVPMVGPVDNPVDEELTLTYMDKAKQAKLNRGETITDKQVKEARSKCRTIASLLTDAPNPHSKGVLMFKKRRQRSKKYTLTSFGSVDEDMRQDSQEEDGIFPGSESEFDEEGFSAAPDPTWDSDYLEMLEKRCASRGQEGDGGALSPGLSDTSGKGAQLFEQQRKRAEEHARKIEAAQEQLQSQMLGISLKEAQALPPLQTAHPDPLTKLNVQPPPVAPKPARPSTTLYHDVQAAEAQNNKTQMNTPQTIPTVPVMVNGDASNTTVTAPSVMPKTNLSVLSTETVMPPPPTPLPELPASSVLNRTARPFAPGCITNRAATAPVVFRPAVSKKTPRPVSVAVVAPPFPAASEEHVMCVTPAIFGTQVTMSQMNANVSNEIIPTQPLAQGTSIPPPAAVSVESYSQSAFQCSPMESIQVASLPRVQAQKPTVPMIAETIVPPDDMVTSLATDMHPKGIAISSQTSSILTPTASETTSSPVIPLSPVVYREKPASVGGRTGILQDARRRSAYKPMFKMPDSKKNSPNPELLTMVQNLDDRPSHGYPEPDNIVYNIDENRTRVPPPVAPKPRVIPEMSQIPQAEGKGAELFARRQSRMDQFVVDTPYLQPATLQHQQSQSVIDLIQPRELSPTPSQWKYSPNVRAPPPIGYNPLLSPSCPVGVQRAGAKVSEGSAKGSKGSYGVPKEGIKALDFMRRQPYQLNPAMFSFGGGIGTQSSIPSYQRQQREGHTLTPPKQIPVKAARVYEIKRFSTPTPMSAPTLNPTVIIPRSQTTLGERISRSDMTSPPPEPVPETSLAPSRAPGLPELPKISSVPIPHPMPYSPPVPISSMSNLSYSGLQAAKQFKSAPELSALPPNPLKSPIQVPKPHFIATRAGVQPRVWRPGTLPH, encoded by the exons GTACGTAAGCGAAGTAAAGCCTGCCGGGCTGGTCTGCGTGAGGGAGATGAGCTGATGTCCATCAATGAGAATTCCTGTGGGAGTCTGTCACATGCCCAGGCCATGAACCTGATTGACAGCATGCCAGGAACGCTACACATCCGAGTTAGGAG GGCCATGTCGCCATCCAGCTCCCGACCTCACCAATCCAGCGTACGGCAGATCCACCGTGGAACCCTGATGTCTCCGACTGGACGCAGTGGATTGACCTCCCCACCTGGCAGTGAAGCCTACTATGGAGAAACGGACAGCGATGCAGATGTGGCTGCTCATGAGAGGCATCGCAAACCAAAGCGACGTAGTCCCAGCAATTCACCAGGCAAGGCTGGTCGAGCCTCACCAGAGGGAGCGGAAACTTCGGAAATGAGTGGGTATGACAGTGCTTCGGATGCCCAAATGTACAAACTTTTGGGGCCTAATAAGAGGGAAGACACATTGCCAGGTGTAGCTCGCAGAGAAGTGATTTACCAGCCCCCTTTGCATGGAGCATGGTCCTCCCAAACTTCCACTGAGACCTCGTCAATGAGTGCAGACGACCAGAACCCAAGAGAAGGTTTAATGGAAGAAGACAGTGGGTTTCAGGAGCCCACAAATATCCCCCCTCTTGTTTCTCCAGAAAGAGCCAAAGAAGCTTTAATGCTGAGCTCTCGTAGTCAGCTGGTGCCCATGGTTGGGCCAGTTGACAATCCAGTGGATGAGGAACTCACATTAACATACATGGATAAAGCAAAACAAGCAA AATTGAACCGTGGAGAGACAATCACAGACAAGCAGGTGAAAGAGGCCCGGTCCAAGTGCCGCACAATCGCCTCACTACTGACAGATGCACCAAACCCTCATTCAAAGGGTGTACTGATGTTTAAAAAGCGCCGGCAACGATCCAAGAAATATACACTGACCAGCTTTGGAAGTGTTGATGAGGACATGAGGCAGGACTCTCAAGAGGAGGATGGCATATTTCCTGGCAGTGAATCAGAATTTGATGAGGAGGGTTTTTCAGCTGCACCGGACCCCACATGGGACAGCGACTACCTTGAAATGCTGGAGAAAAGATGTGCTTCCAGAGGTCAGGAAGGAGATGGTGGTGCTCTTAGTCCTGGTCTGAGTGATACATCTGGAAAGGGGGCACAGTTGTTTGAGCAGCAGAGGAAAAGGGCTGAAGAGCATGCAAGGAAAATCGAAGCTGCACAAGAACAGTTACAAAGCCAAATGCTGGGCATTTCACTGAAAGAGGCCCAGGCACTTCCTCCGCTTCAGACAGCACACCCAGACCCACTAACAAAGCTCAATGTCCAGCCACCACCAGTTGCTCCAAAACCTGCCAGACCTTCAACAACCCTTTATCATGACGTTCAAGCAGCCGAAGCACAAAACAACAAGACACAGATGAATACACCTCAGACCATCCCCACTGTTCCTGTTATGGTGAATGGAGATGCTTCGAACACAACTGTGACAGCCCCCTCTGTGATGCCCAAAACTAATCTCTCAGTTCTTTCTACAGAAACTGTGATGCCTCCACCACCAACTCCTCTACCAGAACTTCCTGCTAGCTCTGTGTTAAACAGAACTGCCAGACCTTTTGCCCCAGGCTGCATTACCAATCGGGCAGCCACTGCTCCTGTTGTGTTTCGCCCTGCAGTCAGTAAGAAGACACCTAGACCTGTTTCAGTGGCTGTGGTGGCACCTCCATTTCCAGCAGCATCAGAAGAGCATGTCATGTGTGTCACCCCAGCCATATTTGGTACCCAAGTAACAATGAGTCAAATGAATGCCAATGTCTCTAATGAAATAATACCTACACAGCCCTTGGCACAAGGAACGTCTATTCCTCCACCTGCTGCTGTATCAGTTGAATCATATTCTCAATCTGCTTTTCAGTGCTCTCCAATGGAAAGCATCCAGGTTGCATCACTTCCCAGAGTTCAAGCCCAAAAGCCTACTGTTCCAATGATTGCAGAAACAATAGTTCCTCCTGATGACATGGTGACTTCTTTGGCTACTGATATGCATCCTAAGGGTATAGCAATATCATCCCAAACCTCTTCTATTTTGACCCCTACTGCTTCTGAGACCACTTCAAGCCCTGTAATTCCACTGTCACCTGTAGTCTATCGTGAAAAACCAGCTTCTGTTGGTGGCCGCACTGGTATTCTCCAAGATGCCCGACGCCGCAGTGCATACAAACCAATGTTTAAgatgcctgacagcaagaagaaCTCGCCAAACCCTGAACTGTTGACTATGGTGCAGAACCTAGATGACAGACCCAGCCATGGGTATCCTGAACCAGACAATATTGTTTACAACATTGATGAAAATAGGACAAGGGTCCCACCACCTGTGGCTCCTAAGCCACGAGTCATCCCAGAAATGTCACAGATCCCTCAGGCAGAGGGAAAAGGTGCAGAGCTGTTTGCTCGTAGACAAAGCCGTATGGATCAGTTTGTTGTAGACACTCCATATCTGCAGCCAGCAACTCTACAACACCAACAATCCCAATCAGTCATAGATTTGATTCAACCTCGAGAACTCTCGCCAACCCCATCCCAATGGAAGTATTCCCCTAATGTTCGGGCTCCTCCACCCATAGGATACAATCCCTTGTTGTCTCCTTCCTGTCCTGTTGGGGTGCAGCGCGCAGGCGCAAAGGTGTCTGAGGGAAGCGCCAAAGGAAGTAAGGGTAGTTATGGTGTGCCAAAAGAGGGTATCAAGGCCTTGGATTTCATGAGAAGGCAGCCATACCAGCTGAACCCTGCAATGTTCAGTTTTGGTGGTGGCATTGGTACACAGTCTTCAATCCCTTCCTACCAGAGGCAGCAGAGGGAGGGCCACACTCTGACTCCACCCAAGCAGATCCCAGTAAAGGCGGCACGTGTGTATGAAATCAAAAGATTCTCTACTCCCACCCCAATGTCAGCACCAACTCTCAACCCCACAGTCATTATACCACGCTCACAGACCACCCTTGGTGAGCGAATCTCTCGTTCTGACATGACTTCCCCTCCACCTGAACCTGTCCCTGAAACATCTCTAGCACCTTCACGGGCCCCAGGCCTCCCAGAGCTCCCCAAAATTTCATCTGTGCCCATCCCTCACCCCATGCCATACTCTCCACCAGTTCCCATCTCAAGTATGTCAAATCTCAGCTACTCTGGGCTCCAAGCTGCCAAACAGTTTAAGAGTGCCCCGGAATTAAGTGCCTTACCACCAAATCCCTTAAAATCCCCTATCCAAGTTCCCAAACCACACTTTATTGCAACACGGGCGGGTGTACAGCCCCGCGTCTGGAGGCCTGGTACCTTACCTCACTGA